In a single window of the Desulfocurvibacter africanus subsp. africanus DSM 2603 genome:
- a CDS encoding peptide-binding protein: MHPRRTILAVLAVFSILSLACGPSDTDEQGKPAAGGVRPVPGVAETPVRGGRIVEPTLGEPSNLIAALSTDSASHEVADLIYVAPLRYNKDIELEPWAAESFEVLEDGKLLRFKLREDIRWFDGTPFTAADVKFTVDLMRDPKTPTAYSDDYLAIKEFTVTGPYSFEVRYDKPFARSLVTWALDVLPKHALEKENLLETKYSRMPMGAGPYKLKEWVPGRRIVLEANDDYFLGRPYLDQVIYEIIPDLSTQFLELKAGNLDTMGLTAQQYLFQTKGPDWERNWNKFEYLSFGYTFLGYNLKHPLFQSKKVRQALSCAIDTQEIVKGVLFGLGQPAMGPYKPGTWVYNDKLAPYAYDPERAKRLLAEEGWRDSNGDGLLDKNGQAFKFTILTNQGNEQRIKTATIIQQRLKQVGVAVDIRTVEWAAFANEFLNKGNFEATLLGWNILQDPDIFTVWHSSQFPPAGLNLTYYKNEELDRLLEEGRMTLDQEERKRIYDRVQEILHEDQPYTFLYVPMALPIVHARFRNVEVAPAGITHNFTEWWVPTHLQR, from the coding sequence ATGCATCCAAGGCGTACCATTTTGGCCGTGCTGGCGGTCTTTTCAATACTGTCCCTTGCCTGTGGGCCTTCCGATACGGACGAGCAGGGCAAGCCGGCCGCCGGCGGTGTGAGGCCTGTCCCAGGAGTGGCCGAGACTCCGGTGCGCGGCGGCCGCATCGTTGAGCCGACTCTGGGCGAGCCCTCCAACCTCATCGCAGCCCTGTCCACGGACTCGGCCTCGCATGAGGTGGCGGACCTCATCTACGTCGCGCCGTTACGTTACAACAAGGACATCGAACTGGAGCCTTGGGCCGCCGAGTCCTTCGAGGTGCTGGAAGACGGCAAGCTCCTGCGCTTCAAGCTGCGCGAGGACATCCGCTGGTTCGACGGCACACCCTTCACGGCCGCGGACGTGAAGTTCACCGTGGACCTCATGCGCGACCCCAAGACCCCCACGGCCTACAGCGACGACTATTTGGCCATCAAGGAATTCACGGTGACGGGACCCTACTCCTTTGAGGTGCGCTACGACAAGCCTTTCGCGCGCTCGCTGGTGACTTGGGCCTTGGATGTGCTGCCCAAGCACGCGCTGGAGAAGGAGAACCTTCTTGAAACCAAATATAGCCGCATGCCCATGGGGGCAGGTCCCTACAAACTCAAGGAATGGGTGCCCGGCCGGCGTATCGTGTTGGAAGCCAACGACGACTACTTCCTGGGCCGTCCCTATCTGGACCAGGTCATTTATGAGATCATCCCTGACCTCTCCACCCAGTTCCTTGAATTGAAGGCGGGCAATCTCGATACCATGGGCCTTACTGCGCAGCAATATCTGTTCCAGACCAAAGGTCCTGACTGGGAGCGCAACTGGAATAAGTTCGAGTATCTTTCTTTCGGCTACACGTTCCTCGGCTACAACCTGAAGCACCCGCTGTTCCAGAGCAAGAAGGTGCGCCAAGCCCTGAGCTGCGCCATCGACACGCAGGAGATCGTCAAGGGCGTGCTTTTCGGTTTGGGCCAGCCAGCCATGGGTCCGTACAAGCCGGGCACCTGGGTCTACAACGACAAGCTCGCGCCCTATGCCTACGATCCCGAGAGGGCCAAGCGCTTGCTGGCCGAGGAGGGCTGGCGCGACAGCAATGGCGACGGCCTGCTGGACAAGAATGGGCAGGCCTTTAAGTTCACTATCCTGACGAATCAGGGCAACGAGCAGCGCATCAAGACCGCGACCATCATCCAACAGCGGCTGAAGCAGGTCGGCGTGGCCGTGGACATCCGCACCGTGGAGTGGGCCGCCTTCGCCAACGAGTTCCTCAACAAGGGCAATTTCGAGGCCACCCTCCTGGGCTGGAACATCCTGCAAGATCCTGACATTTTTACTGTTTGGCATTCTTCGCAGTTCCCCCCCGCGGGGCTGAACCTGACCTACTACAAGAACGAGGAGCTGGACCGCCTGCTGGAAGAGGGCCGCATGACTCTGGACCAGGAGGAGCGCAAACGTATATACGACCGTGTGCAGGAGATCCTGCACGAGGACCAGCCGTACACGTTCCTGTACGTGCCCATGGCCCTGCCCATCGTGCATGCGCGTTTCCGCAACGTGGAGGTCGCGCCGGCCGGGATTACGCACAACTTCACCGAATGGTGGGTCCCCACGCACCTACAGCGCTGA
- a CDS encoding DEAD/DEAH box helicase, translating to MSAAEENKVKKILSDFLKDSIPEYILEGSQGIVSKGGVQKLSLNRRDGLWDAEAQIQGEDFQVYSTEISINLDKEAVNYYCNCDEGFSGSCRHVGAVALKVLASLNEKKAEQAIVEAVPRRSEWRQTFRSYFSSEHEPEAGKHYLIYRFYPEPERLQVAFFRARQNKSGLSQVHNEVTLDQILQNPDWTETTPLLPKVARLLGIYQDYMGHRVELPPGLLTWFFWAVKDEYYLFQGDTDQPVRVERKTMRLQLSPALSENGLAFDIMLSREGKQPFSITGEDAFFYGQMPLWVLWRGTFYPVQTGLSSSLIQNLVHAPPAIPSEEISEFLDRVWTKLPSSDLHGQEEFLARMAPIFVPAKYSPKLFLDEEGSLLTLQISNVYETEHMEVMLPGPNPDLQTGSYTHDGKSYLLRRDQQAEADLQSKLHDMNFQARNNANWFLEPEEAITFLLDYYPKLVETYRVYGEKNLTRYKVRLSQPVVVAEVETSEEDKWFNLEVSVEYDGQRVPIEAIWKAWTQGKRYVQLKDGSYTSLPESWLNKLAHKLRALGYDPDKPPKKQFSQYEMPALDKLIEDLPEVHTDEFYKKLRQKIHSFQEITPIAIPQGLNATLRPYQQEGLSYLNFLREYEFGGILADEMGLGKTVQTLSFIQHMNEKGLTGPNLIIVPTSVLPNWERECQKFVPNLKILTVYGARREGMLKQIKDSHIVLTTYALLRRDLDELLKFEFNSVILDEAQNIKNPNTITARSVRKLDTNMRLCLSGTPIENNLFELWSLFEFLMPGFLGSQHSFQRGIVKPIKDGDEETLSYLRGRVRPFILRRTKSEVAKDLPPKIETIQYCNLADEQLELYAALAKKLKEQVMQTVDEKGIAKSQMSILDALLKLRQICCHPRLLKLDMPGLNTNLPSGKFDAFQDLITDVIEEGHKVLVFSQFVQMLHIIRNWLQINKTPFAYLDGASKDRFDQVERFNSDPNIPIFLISLKAGGTGLNLTSADYVVHYDPWWNPAVENQATDRAHRIGQTQQVFSYKMICQNTVEEKILKLQEQKKGIADAIIPGQEAWKSLTRDDLEMLFEI from the coding sequence ATGTCTGCGGCCGAGGAAAACAAGGTCAAAAAAATCCTCTCCGACTTCCTTAAGGACTCCATCCCGGAGTACATCCTTGAGGGATCCCAGGGGATCGTCTCCAAAGGCGGAGTCCAGAAGCTGAGCCTTAACCGGCGCGATGGACTATGGGATGCCGAAGCCCAAATCCAGGGCGAGGACTTCCAGGTTTACTCCACTGAAATAAGCATTAATCTCGATAAGGAAGCGGTCAACTACTACTGCAATTGCGACGAGGGCTTTTCCGGCTCATGCCGCCATGTAGGCGCCGTGGCTCTCAAGGTCCTGGCTTCCCTGAACGAGAAGAAGGCCGAGCAGGCCATCGTCGAGGCGGTGCCGAGACGTTCCGAGTGGCGGCAAACCTTCCGCTCCTACTTCTCTTCCGAGCATGAGCCTGAAGCCGGCAAGCACTATCTGATCTACCGCTTCTATCCCGAACCGGAACGTCTGCAGGTGGCCTTCTTCCGCGCGCGGCAAAACAAGTCCGGTCTGTCCCAGGTGCACAACGAGGTCACCCTGGACCAGATCCTGCAAAATCCGGACTGGACCGAGACCACGCCGCTGCTGCCCAAGGTGGCCAGACTGCTGGGCATCTACCAGGATTACATGGGCCATCGGGTGGAGCTGCCGCCCGGTCTGCTGACCTGGTTCTTCTGGGCCGTCAAGGACGAGTACTACCTTTTCCAGGGGGACACGGACCAGCCGGTGCGCGTCGAGCGCAAGACCATGCGCTTGCAGCTCTCGCCGGCCCTATCCGAAAATGGCTTGGCTTTCGACATCATGCTTTCGCGCGAGGGCAAGCAGCCTTTCTCCATCACGGGCGAGGACGCCTTCTTCTACGGCCAGATGCCTCTGTGGGTTCTCTGGCGCGGCACGTTCTACCCGGTGCAGACGGGCCTGAGCTCATCCCTCATCCAGAACCTCGTGCACGCGCCTCCGGCCATTCCCTCGGAAGAGATATCCGAATTCCTCGACCGCGTGTGGACCAAGCTGCCCTCCAGCGACCTGCACGGCCAGGAGGAATTCCTGGCGCGCATGGCCCCCATCTTCGTCCCCGCCAAGTACAGCCCCAAGCTGTTCCTGGACGAAGAAGGCAGTCTGCTGACCCTGCAGATTTCCAACGTCTACGAGACCGAGCACATGGAGGTCATGTTGCCCGGCCCCAATCCCGACCTGCAGACCGGCAGCTACACGCACGACGGCAAATCCTATCTCCTGCGCCGTGATCAGCAGGCCGAAGCCGACCTGCAGAGCAAGCTCCACGACATGAATTTCCAGGCGCGCAACAACGCCAACTGGTTCCTGGAGCCTGAAGAAGCCATCACCTTCCTGCTGGATTACTATCCGAAGCTCGTTGAGACTTACCGCGTCTACGGCGAGAAGAACTTGACCCGTTACAAAGTCAGGCTCTCTCAGCCCGTTGTCGTGGCCGAGGTGGAGACGAGCGAAGAGGACAAGTGGTTCAACCTGGAGGTCAGCGTCGAATATGACGGCCAGCGCGTGCCCATCGAGGCCATCTGGAAGGCTTGGACCCAGGGCAAGCGCTATGTGCAGCTCAAGGACGGATCATACACGAGCCTGCCTGAATCATGGCTCAACAAGCTGGCCCACAAGCTGCGTGCCCTGGGCTACGATCCTGATAAGCCGCCCAAGAAGCAGTTCAGCCAGTATGAGATGCCGGCACTGGACAAGCTCATCGAGGACTTGCCTGAGGTGCACACCGATGAGTTCTACAAGAAGCTGCGCCAGAAGATACACAGCTTTCAGGAAATCACGCCCATTGCCATACCCCAGGGCCTCAATGCTACACTGCGGCCCTATCAACAGGAAGGCCTGTCCTATCTGAACTTCCTGCGCGAGTACGAATTCGGCGGCATCCTGGCCGACGAGATGGGTCTGGGCAAGACCGTGCAAACGTTGTCCTTCATCCAGCACATGAACGAAAAGGGCCTCACGGGGCCGAATCTCATCATCGTGCCCACCTCGGTGCTGCCCAACTGGGAGCGCGAGTGTCAGAAGTTCGTGCCCAACCTGAAGATCCTGACTGTCTACGGCGCACGGCGAGAAGGCATGCTCAAGCAGATCAAGGACTCGCACATCGTGCTCACCACCTACGCCCTGCTGCGGCGCGACCTGGACGAGCTGCTCAAGTTCGAGTTCAACTCGGTCATTCTCGACGAGGCCCAGAACATCAAAAACCCGAACACCATCACGGCCCGCAGCGTGCGCAAGCTGGACACGAACATGCGCCTGTGTCTGTCCGGCACGCCGATCGAGAACAACCTCTTCGAGTTGTGGAGCCTGTTCGAATTCCTCATGCCCGGTTTCCTGGGCTCGCAGCACTCGTTCCAGCGCGGCATCGTCAAGCCAATCAAGGACGGCGACGAGGAGACGCTCAGCTATCTGCGCGGGCGTGTGCGGCCGTTCATCCTGCGCCGCACCAAGTCCGAGGTGGCCAAGGACCTGCCGCCCAAGATTGAGACCATCCAGTACTGCAATCTCGCCGATGAACAGCTCGAGCTTTATGCGGCCCTGGCCAAGAAGCTCAAGGAGCAGGTCATGCAGACCGTGGACGAGAAGGGCATCGCCAAGAGCCAGATGTCCATCCTCGACGCCCTGCTCAAGTTGCGCCAGATATGCTGCCATCCGCGCCTGCTCAAGCTCGACATGCCCGGCCTGAACACGAACCTGCCCTCCGGCAAGTTCGACGCCTTCCAGGACCTGATCACCGATGTCATCGAGGAAGGCCACAAGGTGCTCGTGTTCTCCCAGTTCGTGCAAATGCTGCATATCATTCGCAACTGGCTGCAGATCAACAAAACGCCCTTTGCCTATCTGGACGGCGCGAGCAAGGACCGCTTCGATCAGGTGGAGCGTTTCAACTCCGACCCGAATATCCCCATCTTCCTCATTTCGCTAAAGGCCGGAGGCACGGGCCTCAACCTGACCAGCGCCGACTATGTGGTTCACTACGACCCGTGGTGGAACCCGGCCGTGGAGAACCAGGCCACTGACCGCGCACACCGCATCGGCCAGACCCAGCAGGTCTTTTCCTACAAGATGATCTGTCAGAACACGGTGGAAGAGAAGATTCTCAAGCTCCAGGAGCAGAAGAAAGGCATTGCCGACGCCATCATCCCCGGCCAGGAGGCCTGGAAATCCCTCACTCGCGACGATCTGGAGATGCTCTTCGAGATCTAG
- a CDS encoding nitroreductase family protein: MHMTELVARCRSYRRFRQGERIGMEVLEHLASLARLTASAANMQPLRYVLVADSVKATEIYPTLGWAAYLKDWPGPVEGERPAAYVIILGEEKHRKFTAWDMGIAAQTILLGAVERGLGGCMIGNIDKPRLAGMILVPDGFEILLVLALGVPAETVAVESMGPEGDVRYWRDEANVHHVPKRSLEELVVGRY, from the coding sequence ATGCACATGACGGAGCTTGTGGCGCGGTGCCGGAGCTATCGGCGCTTTCGGCAGGGAGAGCGTATCGGCATGGAAGTCTTGGAGCATCTGGCAAGCTTGGCCCGGCTTACGGCCTCGGCGGCGAACATGCAGCCGCTCCGGTACGTGCTGGTGGCGGATTCGGTCAAGGCAACCGAAATCTATCCGACCCTTGGCTGGGCTGCCTACCTCAAGGACTGGCCTGGTCCTGTCGAGGGAGAGCGGCCCGCGGCGTATGTCATTATTCTGGGCGAGGAGAAGCACCGGAAGTTCACGGCCTGGGACATGGGCATCGCGGCTCAGACGATATTGCTTGGTGCGGTGGAGCGCGGCCTTGGAGGCTGCATGATCGGCAATATCGACAAGCCGCGCTTGGCCGGGATGATCTTGGTGCCCGACGGGTTCGAGATTCTGCTGGTTCTGGCCCTTGGAGTTCCGGCCGAGACCGTGGCGGTGGAGTCCATGGGCCCCGAAGGTGATGTCCGTTACTGGCGCGACGAGGCGAACGTGCACCATGTGCCAAAGCGGAGTCTGGAAGAGCTTGTGGTCGGACGGTATTAG
- a CDS encoding thioredoxin family protein, with translation MAPGIESGREPKTRPSGVVAGKGITWERDLDYALRLAKAGGKPVLLYFHDPDCVACQAQENEAFVDGSVVSAVKEHVVPAWLPHDHIPLSSEYGVTWSPSLLLLDPEGRAHRCEIGFLPAEELVPFLLLGCAGVYFDGDKFDYAVPLLEQLLNRHGRSAYAPEARFLLGAAAWKASNDPSRLRLTYEDLQRTWPDSLWAKKAQPYTRL, from the coding sequence ATGGCTCCGGGGATAGAATCCGGCAGAGAGCCGAAGACAAGGCCGAGTGGCGTCGTGGCTGGCAAGGGCATCACCTGGGAGCGCGACCTGGATTACGCCTTGCGCCTGGCCAAAGCGGGCGGCAAACCGGTGTTGCTCTATTTCCATGATCCCGACTGCGTTGCCTGCCAGGCGCAGGAAAACGAAGCCTTCGTCGATGGCTCTGTTGTGAGCGCAGTCAAGGAGCATGTCGTGCCCGCCTGGCTGCCTCACGACCATATTCCGCTCTCGTCGGAGTATGGCGTGACTTGGTCGCCAAGTCTGCTCTTGCTTGATCCCGAAGGCCGTGCTCACCGCTGCGAGATCGGCTTCCTGCCTGCCGAGGAACTCGTTCCCTTCCTCCTCTTGGGCTGCGCCGGCGTATACTTCGACGGGGACAAGTTCGACTACGCCGTGCCCCTGCTGGAGCAGCTTCTGAATCGGCATGGCCGCAGCGCCTATGCGCCCGAAGCCCGCTTCCTGCTGGGGGCCGCGGCATGGAAAGCCAGCAACGACCCGAGCCGACTGCGCCTGACCTACGAGGACCTGCAGCGCACTTGGCCTGACAGCCTGTGGGCCAAGAAAGCCCAGCCGTATACGCGGCTTTAA
- a CDS encoding AI-2E family transporter — protein sequence MLAHRSIPPTDTRDKVVRQFLVAVLFLSLGLALYVIWPFIDPIIMGAVMATLFHPLQGWILRRLPGKRNLAALITVSLITLVIVIPALLFLTALISQGIEMAAQASQWLGDVDLARLQENPRVAQLLAWARAHLPFVHFEGEALRNQLVGASTGLGQALLKGGTSILGNAVNFVVSFAIMLFLTFYFLRDGKAMVSTAKHLSPLRSGQEERILARIKAVTRSVFVGSFLTALCQGLAGGIAMAIVGIPPLFWGTVLGLASLVPVVGTALVWVPATAYLVLIGSYKSAVFFALWSAIIVGSIDNFLRPFLMQGQAQMSPFYIFLAIIGGLQVFGLAGVLYGPLIIAFATVMLYIYRSEYHEVLDEVHEDGTLPPPEDAGGE from the coding sequence ATGCTCGCGCACAGAAGCATTCCGCCCACGGATACCCGCGACAAGGTCGTACGCCAGTTCCTGGTGGCCGTGCTTTTCCTGAGTCTAGGCCTGGCCCTGTACGTCATCTGGCCTTTCATCGATCCGATCATCATGGGCGCGGTAATGGCCACGCTTTTCCATCCGCTTCAGGGCTGGATCCTGCGCAGGCTACCGGGCAAGCGCAACCTAGCCGCCCTGATCACCGTCAGCCTCATCACACTGGTCATCGTCATCCCGGCGCTGCTCTTCCTGACCGCTCTCATCAGCCAGGGCATCGAGATGGCAGCGCAGGCCAGTCAGTGGCTCGGCGACGTGGACTTGGCGCGCCTGCAGGAGAACCCGCGCGTGGCCCAACTGCTGGCCTGGGCACGGGCGCACCTGCCTTTTGTGCATTTTGAGGGCGAGGCGTTGCGCAATCAGCTCGTGGGCGCGAGCACGGGCCTGGGCCAGGCCTTGCTCAAGGGCGGCACGAGCATCTTGGGCAATGCCGTGAACTTTGTGGTAAGTTTCGCCATCATGCTTTTCCTGACCTTCTATTTCTTGCGTGACGGCAAGGCCATGGTCAGCACGGCCAAGCATCTTTCGCCATTGCGCTCGGGGCAAGAGGAACGCATCCTGGCGCGCATAAAGGCCGTGACGCGTTCGGTATTCGTGGGCAGTTTTCTGACTGCCCTGTGCCAGGGCCTCGCTGGAGGCATCGCCATGGCCATCGTGGGCATCCCGCCTCTGTTTTGGGGCACCGTGCTCGGGTTGGCCTCACTGGTGCCGGTCGTGGGCACCGCCCTGGTCTGGGTTCCGGCCACGGCCTATCTGGTCCTCATCGGCAGCTACAAGTCCGCGGTGTTCTTCGCTCTTTGGAGCGCGATCATCGTGGGCTCCATAGACAACTTTCTGCGTCCGTTCCTCATGCAGGGCCAAGCCCAGATGTCGCCCTTCTACATCTTCCTGGCCATCATCGGCGGCCTGCAGGTCTTCGGCTTGGCCGGTGTTCTGTACGGCCCGCTTATCATCGCCTTCGCCACGGTCATGTTGTACATCTATCGGAGTGAGTATCACGAGGTGCTGGACGAGGTGCACGAGGACGGCACGCTCCCGCCGCCGGAGGACGCCGGAGGCGAATAA
- a CDS encoding RelA/SpoT family protein translates to MIRIHEIIDKVLSYHPEPNVALIQKAYVFAAAAHAGQTRLSGEPYMSHPLEVANILADMRLDEFAIVSALLHDTVEDTKATVDEIESKFGKEVAHIVDGVTKISKMTFETKAQAQAENIRKMIVAMAEDIRVIMIKLADRLHNMRTLDFQKSEKQKRIAQETLDIYAPLANRLGLHFIKTELEDLCFMYTRPDAYGQLKKGVEHYQDIGHEYIAKVIDLLNDMLGRNKIKGRVLGRTKHLYSIHNKMLQQSLTLDQVYDLMAFRVIVSTIRDCYAVLGEVHSIWKPVPGRFKDYISMPKPNMYQSLHTTVIGPDGERIEIQIRTEEMHRLAEYGVAAHWQYKEGGGGKPRDVERFSWLREILDWQKETRDPREFMRSLRVDLSEDQVYVFTPRGDVKSLPEGATPVDFAYMVHSEVGDHCAGAKVNGRLVPLSTKLKNGDTVEVITDAQRHPSRDWLKYVKSGKAIQRIKYFIRTEERQRSIILAKEILEKEGRKLGVNFSKAMQEGKFEPLAAEFSFNSAEELLVSVGYGRITPRKVLHRLMPARPEDDKVQAAQVEVQAEETPRPKSTDKVRIRGVDDMLVRYAGCCDPLPGEPIVGYITRGRGVTVHTADCPNVQALEPERLLDIYWEGEENVPHPAKISIRARNVKGALAQISEVLAAEGVNIDSGSFLSSEDGVSELVFKVEVKNSAHLYATLDKLNKLPMVIDAGRIALA, encoded by the coding sequence ATGATCCGTATACATGAAATAATAGATAAGGTTCTGTCCTACCATCCAGAACCCAACGTAGCCCTTATCCAAAAGGCCTATGTCTTTGCGGCTGCGGCCCATGCAGGGCAGACCAGGCTCTCGGGCGAGCCGTACATGTCCCATCCTCTGGAGGTGGCAAACATCCTGGCCGATATGCGCCTGGACGAGTTCGCCATCGTATCCGCGTTGCTGCACGATACCGTGGAGGACACCAAGGCCACGGTGGATGAGATCGAGAGCAAGTTCGGCAAGGAGGTCGCGCATATCGTCGACGGCGTGACCAAGATCAGCAAGATGACCTTCGAGACAAAGGCCCAGGCCCAGGCGGAGAACATCCGCAAGATGATCGTGGCCATGGCCGAGGATATCCGGGTCATCATGATAAAGCTCGCCGATCGACTGCACAACATGCGCACGCTGGATTTCCAGAAGTCCGAGAAGCAGAAGCGCATTGCCCAGGAAACCCTGGACATCTACGCGCCCTTGGCCAACCGCCTGGGCCTGCATTTCATCAAAACCGAGCTTGAAGACCTATGTTTCATGTACACGCGACCGGATGCCTACGGCCAACTCAAAAAGGGCGTGGAGCACTACCAGGACATCGGCCACGAGTACATCGCCAAGGTTATCGATCTCCTGAACGACATGCTGGGTCGCAACAAGATCAAGGGCCGGGTGTTGGGCCGCACGAAGCATCTGTACTCCATCCATAACAAGATGCTGCAACAGAGTCTGACCTTGGACCAAGTCTACGATCTGATGGCCTTCCGGGTCATCGTGTCCACAATCCGCGACTGTTATGCCGTCTTAGGCGAGGTGCACTCCATCTGGAAACCCGTGCCAGGCAGGTTCAAGGACTACATCTCCATGCCCAAGCCGAATATGTACCAGTCGCTGCACACGACGGTCATTGGGCCAGACGGCGAACGCATAGAGATTCAGATCCGTACAGAGGAAATGCACCGCTTGGCCGAATACGGCGTAGCCGCTCACTGGCAATACAAGGAGGGCGGAGGCGGCAAACCAAGGGATGTGGAGCGTTTCTCCTGGCTACGCGAAATCCTGGATTGGCAGAAGGAGACCCGCGACCCGCGTGAGTTCATGCGCTCCTTGCGCGTGGATCTCTCGGAGGACCAGGTCTATGTGTTCACGCCTCGGGGCGACGTGAAGTCCTTGCCCGAGGGCGCCACACCCGTGGATTTCGCCTACATGGTCCACTCGGAGGTGGGCGACCATTGCGCTGGTGCCAAGGTCAACGGCCGACTCGTGCCTTTGTCCACCAAGCTCAAGAACGGCGATACGGTCGAGGTCATCACCGACGCGCAACGCCATCCCAGCCGTGACTGGCTCAAGTACGTCAAGAGCGGCAAGGCCATTCAGCGTATCAAGTATTTCATTCGCACCGAAGAGCGTCAGCGTTCCATTATACTGGCCAAGGAGATCCTGGAGAAGGAGGGTCGCAAGCTGGGGGTCAATTTCTCCAAGGCGATGCAGGAGGGCAAGTTCGAGCCTTTGGCCGCGGAGTTCTCTTTCAACTCCGCCGAGGAACTGCTCGTGTCCGTGGGCTACGGCCGGATTACTCCGCGCAAGGTGCTGCACAGGCTCATGCCAGCCAGACCAGAAGATGACAAAGTCCAGGCGGCACAGGTCGAGGTTCAGGCCGAAGAGACTCCCAGGCCCAAATCCACGGACAAGGTGCGCATAAGAGGCGTGGACGATATGCTCGTGCGTTATGCCGGTTGCTGCGATCCGCTGCCGGGCGAACCCATCGTTGGTTACATCACGCGCGGCCGGGGCGTGACCGTGCACACGGCCGACTGCCCCAACGTGCAGGCGCTGGAGCCCGAAAGGTTGCTGGATATCTACTGGGAGGGCGAGGAAAACGTGCCTCATCCGGCCAAGATCAGCATCCGGGCCAGGAACGTGAAGGGCGCCCTGGCCCAGATAAGCGAAGTGCTGGCCGCGGAAGGTGTGAATATCGACTCGGGTTCATTCCTGTCCAGCGAGGACGGGGTCTCGGAATTGGTTTTTAAAGTCGAGGTCAAGAACTCGGCCCACCTCTACGCCACCCTGGATAAGCTCAACAAGTTGCCCATGGTCATCGACGCCGGGCGCATCGCCCTGGCTTAG